A region of the Pedococcus aerophilus genome:
CGAGGGCGACCGGGAAGAGGAACGGCACGATGACGTGGCGCAGGCGCCCGAGCGAACGGCGCTTCGCGGACAGCACCGCGGCGCCGACCAGGACGAGCCCGACCTTGGCGAACTCCGAGGGCTGGAGCGACACGGGGCCGACCCCGAGCCAGTTGCGGTTGCCGTTGACGGACACCCCCAACGGGGTGAAGACGAGCACCTGCAGGAACAGCGCGCCCACGAGGATCGGCACCGACAGCGCCTTCCACGTGCGGACGGGCACGTGCGCGGCGACCGCCATCGCGATGCCGCCGAGGACGGCGAACTGGAGCTGCTTGCGGAAGAAGACGTAGGGCGTCGCGTTGTCGGTCTGCACGAGCGACTTCACCGACGAGGCGGACAGCACCATGATCAGGCCGATGACGACGAGGACGACCGCCACCGACAGCAGGACGTAGTAGCTCGTCACCGGTGAGTCGAGGCGGGCCAGCCACGTGCCGAACCGGGTCGGTTCCTCGGTCTTCGCGGCGGCGCGGGCCCTCGGCTTCGACGGGGGCGCTGCGGTCACGCTGCTCACGCCTACTCCCCCTGCTGGTCGGACGGAGCGGTGGGACCGGTGCCCCCGCCGGCGTGCCGGGCGACCGCGGCGGCGAAGGCGTCACCGCGTGCGCCGTAGTCGGTGAACATGTCCATCGAGGCCGCCGCCGGTGCGAGCAGCACGACGTCACCCGGCCGGGCGAGGCCGGCGGCGTGCTCGACGACGACATCCATGGCTCCAGTGTCCGTGCTCGGTACGTCGACCACGGGGACATCCGGCGCGTGTCGGGCCAGCGCCTCAGCGATGGCCGAACGGTCGACCCCGATGAGGACGACCGCCCGTAGACGCGGTGCCGCCTCACGGACGAGCTCGTCCACGTCGGCGCCCTTGAGCAGCCCGCCCGCGACCCAGACGACGTGCTCGAAGGAGAGCAGGGACGCCAGCGCGGCGTGCGGGTTGGTCGCCTTGGAGTCGTCGACCCAGCGCACCCCGTCGACCTCGGCGACGTCGGCGATGCGGTGCGGCTCGGGGCGGAACGCCCGCAGGCCGTCGCGGACCGCGACGGGCGGGACGCCGTAGGCGCGGGCCAGCGCCGCGGCGGCCAGGGCGTTGGCGAGGTTGTGCGGCGCGAGGCTGGGCGCGGCCCCTCGGACGTCGTCCAGGGTCGCGAGCTCGGCCGCAGACGTCTTGCGCTGCTCGACGAACGCCCGGTCGGCCAGGATGTCGTCCACGACGCCGACCATCGAGGGGCCGGGCATGCCGAGGGTGAAACCGATGGCGCGGCAGCCCTCCTGGACCTCTGCGTCCATGACCAGCTGCTCGGTGGCGCCGTCCTGGACGTTGTAGACGCAGGCGACCTTGGTGTTGGCGTAGACCTTGCCCTTGGCCCGGGCGTACTCCTCGAAGGAGCCGTGCCAGTCGACGTGGTCCGGGGCGACGTTGAGGCAGACGGACGCGTGGGGGGCGATCGAGTCCGACCAGTGCAGCTGGTAGCTCGAGAGCTCGACGGCGATGACGTCGTAGGGCTCGGGGTGGAGCACCGCCTCGAGGATCGGGGTCCCGACGTTGCCGGCCGCCGTCGCCCGCAGCCCGGCCGCCCGCAGCATGTGGGCGAGCATGGTCACGGTGGTCGTCTTGCCGTTCGTGCCGGTGATCGTCAGCCACGGCGCCGGGCCGACGGCGGCCCGCATCCGCCACGCGAGCTCGACCTCGCCCCACACCGGGACGCCGGCCGCGGCGGCCTCGACGAGGAGGGGCTGGTCGGGTCGCCACCCCGGGGAGGTGATGACGAGGTCGGCGGCGAAGCCCTGCGGCATCCCGGCCACGTGCTCGGGCCCGAGACGGACGTCGGCGCCGAGGATGTCGAGGATGCGGGCCCGCTCCCCGAGCGGCCCGTTCACGTCCGGGTCGCCGCCGTCGACCGCGACGACGTGGGCTCCGCGCTCGTGGAGCGCGTCGGCGGCGGCGAACCCGCTCACCCCCAGGCCCGCGACCACGACCCGCAGGCCGCTCCAGTCGGCGCTGCCGTTCGTGAGTCCGTCGAGTCGTCCGCCGACCGGTGTGCTGCTCACTGCTGGTGCTTCCTCACTGCTGGTGCTGTCTGCTGCTGCGGTGGTGCCGGGCTACTGCGCGCCGACGACCCACTCGGCGTAGAAGAGGCCGAGGCCGAGGGCGACGAAGAGTCCGGCGATGATCCAGAACCGGATGACGATGGTGACCTCGTTCCACCCGAGGAGCTCGAAGTGGTGCTGCAACGGCGCCATCCGGAACACCCGTTTGCCGGTCATCTTGAACGACCCGACCTGGATGATCACCGAGAGGGTGATCGTCACGAACAGGCCACCGAGGATGATGATGAGCAGCTCGGTGCGCGTCGTGATGGCCAGGCCGGCGAGCGCGCCGCCGAGGGCCAGCGAGCCGGTGTCACCCATGAAGATCTTGGCGGGTGAGGCGTTCCACCACAGGAACCCGAAGCAGGCGCCCATGCAGGCTGCCGCCACCACCGCCAGGTCACGGGAGTCGCGGACCTCGTAGCACTTCAGTCCCGGCGTGATCTGGCAGTTCTGGTTGCCCTGCCAGATGCCGATGAGGACGTACGCCGCGAAGACCATCACCGACGCGCCGGTCGCGAGGCCGTCGAGGCCGTCGGTGAGGTTCACGCCGTTGGACGTGCCCGCGATCATGATGTTGGCCCAGATGACGAACAAGATCATCCCGACCAGCGTCCCCGCGAACGCGAGGTTGACCGGGGTGTCACGGACGAACGAGATGTACGTCGACGCCGGGGTGCGGTGCTTGCTGTTGGGGAACTGCAGCGCCAGCACCGCGAAGATCACCGCGACGAGAGTCTGGCCGGCGAGCTTCTCGCGCGAGCGCAGCCCGAGGCTGCGCTGCTTGGAGATCTTGATGTAGTCGTCGAGGAACCCGACCAGCCCCAGCCCCGCCATGAGGAAGAGGACGAGCACGCCGCTCCACGTCACCGGGGTGCCGGTCGCGATGTGCGCGACCGCGTATGCGGCCAGGGCCGAGCCGATGATCACCGCACCACCCATCGTGGGCGTGCCGCGCTTGGTGTGGTGCGAGGTGGGGCCGTCGTCGCGGATGAACTGGCCGTAGCCCTGCTTGACGAGGTACTTGATGAACATCGGCGTGCCGAACAGGGCGCCCACGAGGGACACGACGGCAGCGATCAGGACCGCCTTCACGTCGCGTCCTCCTCGCTGTCGGGGCCGCCTTGCGCGGCGATCGTCTCCCCGAGCCACCGTAGTCCGGCATCGCGGCTCGACTTGAACAACACGACGTCACCGGGGCGCAGATTCTCCTCCAGCAGGGCCTGGGCCGCATCGGCGTCGGGCACCCAGACCGCCTCGTCGCCCCACGACCCCTCGTGCTGGGCGCCGCTGGCCATCGGCCGGGCGACGTCACCGACCACGACGAGGCGGGAGATGTTGAGCCGCACCGCGAGGCGGCCGATGGCGTCGTGCTCGGTCGTCGACTCCCCACCGAGCTCGAGCATCGAGCCGAGCACGGCCCAGGTCCGACGCTCGTTCCCGTCGGCGTCTCGGCCCATGGCGGCCAAGGCCTTGAGCGCAGCCCGCATCGAGTCGGGGTTGGCGTTGTAGGCGTCGTTGACGACGGTGACCCCGTCGGTCCGCTCGACGACCTCCATCCGCCAGCGCGAGGCGGGGGTGGCCGACGCCAGTGCCGAGACGACCGCGTCGAGGGCCAGGCCGCACTCGAGGGCGACGGCGACGACGGCCAGGGCGTTGCCGACGTGGTGCTCGCCGTGCAGCGGCAGGCTCACCTCGGCCTCCCCCGCCGGGGTGAACAGGTGGAAGGTCGGTCGCCCGGTGGCGTCGAGGACGATGTCCGCGGCGCGCACGGCGGCGTCGGGGGCGGTGCCGACCAGCACGGTCCGGGCAGGGGTGCGGGCGGCCATCGCCCGGACGACCGTGTCGTCGGCGTTGAGGACCGCGAGTCCGGCGGCGGGCAGTGCTGCGACGAGCTCGGCCTTGGCGACGCCGATCGCCTCGCGGGAGCCGAACTCCCCCACGTGGGCGGTGCCGACGTTGAGCTCGACACCGATCCGCGGTGGGGCGATCGTCGTGAGGTACTCGATGTGCCCGACGCCGCGGGCACCCATCTCCACGACGAGGAAGCGGGTGTCCGGGGTGACCCGGAAGACCGTGAGCGGCACGCCGACCTCGGAGTTGAGCGACCCCACGGGGGCGACCGTCGGCGCCGCGGACGACAGCACGCTCGCCAGGAGGTCCTTGGTGGACGTCTTGCCGGACGAGCCGGTGATGCCGATGACGGTGAGGTCGGGGTGGCGGTCGACGACGGCCCGGGCGAGCGAGGCCAGCCCCGCCTGGATGTCCTCGACGACGACACAGGGCAGCTCGGGCACCTCGCGCGTGGTCATCGCCGCCACGGCGCCGAGGGCAGCGGCGGAGGCGACGAACTGGTGGCCGTCCATCTGCTCGCCGACGCGGGCGATGTAGAGGCCACCGGGCCCCGCCTCGCGGGAGTCGGTGACGACGGGGCCGTCGACGACCAGTCGAGCCGCCTCGGCGTCGGTCGTGCCGTGGAGCCGCCCACCGGTGATGGTGGCGATCTCCGCCAGGGACAACGGGATCACAGCGAACCTCTCGTGCCGGTGGCGACCGCGCGCAGGGCGCGGGCCACCTCCTCGCGGTCGTCGAAGGGGTGGATGGTGCCGGCCACGTCCTGGCCGGTCTCGTGGCCCTTGCCCACGACGGCGACAACGCTGCCGGGGCCGCGTTCGTGGGCCACGCGGACGGCGGTGTCGATGGCGGCGGCCCGGCCGTCGACGTCGTGCAGATCCGTGGTGCCGCCCTCACCGGCGGCGTCGCGCGCCCCGGCCAGCACGGCCTCGCGGATCACCGAGGGGTCCTCGGAGCGCGGGTTGTCGTCGGTGACGACCACGACGTCCGCGCCCAGAGCCGCGGCCCGCCCCATGGCGGCGCGCTTGCCCCGGTCGCGGTCACCGCCCGCGCCGAGGACGACGACGAGGGCCCCGGTCGTCTGCGGTCGCAGCGCCTTGAGGGCGGCAGCCACGGCGTCGGCGGTGTGGGCGTAGTCCACGACGACGAGCGGCAGCGAGGGATGCTCGCCTCCGTCGGTGGCCGGGTCGAGGGACACCTTCTCCATCCGTCCGGGCACGTGGGGGTCGCTGCGCAGGGCCCGCTCGACCGTCGGCGCGTCGAGGCCCGAGGCGAGCAGGGCCAGGGCCGCCATGGCGGTGTTGACGCGGTTGAAGTCGCCGGGCAGCGCCGAGCGCAGCCGCAGGGTGGTGGACCCGTCGGAGAGCGTGAAGTCGGCCGGGTCGTGGTTCGAGGCACCGCCCGACGCACCGTCCGACGCATCGTCTGAGCCGCCAGCCGGGGGCGCGGCCTCGGCCACGAGGTGCCAGTCGGCCTCCACGTCGGCCAGCGAGGTCATCGTCGTGACCGGGACGCCGGCGATGGTCGCGAGCTCGCGGCCCCACTCGTCGTCGACGCAGACGATCCCGCGACGTGATCGTTGCGGCGTGAACAGCGAGGCCTTGGCGAGGAAGTAGTCGCGCATCGTCGGGTGGAAGTCGAGGTGGTCCTGCGACAGGTTGGTGAACAGCGCCACGTCGTAGACGACGCCGTCGACCCGGTGCTGGGTCAACGCGTGGCTGGAGACCTCCATGACGCAGGAGTCGACGCCGCGTTCCTGCATGACGGCGAGCAGCGCGTGCAGGACCGTCGCCTCGGGCGTGGTGCGCAGGCTGCGCAGCCGCTCGTCCCCGATGCGGGTCTCGACGGTGCCGATCAGCCCCGTGGTCTGGCCGAGCGCGGTCAGCGCCGAGTCCATGAGATAGGCCGTGGTGGTCTTGCCGTTGGTGCCCGTCACGCCGAACAGCCGCAGGCCGAGCTCGGAGGTGCCGTAGAGGGTGCGGGCCACGGGACCGACGACGCTGCGCGGGCCCTCGACGACGACGGTCGGCGCGGTGACCCCGTCGGCGACCAGGAGGTCGAGGCCATCGGAGTCCGTCAGGACGGCGACGGCGCCCGCCTCCAGCGCGGCGGCGGCATACCGGGCACCGTGGGCGTTGGCCCCCGGGAGGGCGGCGTAGAGGTCTCCCGGCACGACGTCCTGGGAGGCCAGGGTGACCCCGCTCACCAGGACGTCCTCACCCCGGACGGTGCCGCCCACGAGGGTGGCCAAGGCAGAGATCGGGGTGGCGTGCAGGGACGCCGGTCGGGGGGATGGCACGGGCAACGAGCCTACCGTCAGGGACGGGATGCGGCCGACGCCTTGTCCCGCAGGATCGTCGGGTCGGACGGGTCAGGGGTCTCGTCGGCCTTGACCTTGACGACCGGCGACCTGGTGCCGGTCGGCGGGATCTGGAGCTCCTGGAGGGCGTAGGTCATGACGTCCTTGAACACCGGTCCGGCGACGACGCCACCGAAGTAGCCCTTGATCGGGCGCTGGAGCGTCACCGCGACGACGATCTCGGGGTCGTCGGCGGGCGCGAAGCCGATGAAGCTCGACGTCTTGCCCGAGTAGCCGCCCACCTT
Encoded here:
- the murD gene encoding UDP-N-acetylmuramoyl-L-alanine--D-glutamate ligase, which encodes MSSTPVGGRLDGLTNGSADWSGLRVVVAGLGVSGFAAADALHERGAHVVAVDGGDPDVNGPLGERARILDILGADVRLGPEHVAGMPQGFAADLVITSPGWRPDQPLLVEAAAAGVPVWGEVELAWRMRAAVGPAPWLTITGTNGKTTTVTMLAHMLRAAGLRATAAGNVGTPILEAVLHPEPYDVIAVELSSYQLHWSDSIAPHASVCLNVAPDHVDWHGSFEEYARAKGKVYANTKVACVYNVQDGATEQLVMDAEVQEGCRAIGFTLGMPGPSMVGVVDDILADRAFVEQRKTSAAELATLDDVRGAAPSLAPHNLANALAAAALARAYGVPPVAVRDGLRAFRPEPHRIADVAEVDGVRWVDDSKATNPHAALASLLSFEHVVWVAGGLLKGADVDELVREAAPRLRAVVLIGVDRSAIAEALARHAPDVPVVDVPSTDTGAMDVVVEHAAGLARPGDVVLLAPAAASMDMFTDYGARGDAFAAAVARHAGGGTGPTAPSDQQGE
- the mraY gene encoding phospho-N-acetylmuramoyl-pentapeptide-transferase, with the protein product MKAVLIAAVVSLVGALFGTPMFIKYLVKQGYGQFIRDDGPTSHHTKRGTPTMGGAVIIGSALAAYAVAHIATGTPVTWSGVLVLFLMAGLGLVGFLDDYIKISKQRSLGLRSREKLAGQTLVAVIFAVLALQFPNSKHRTPASTYISFVRDTPVNLAFAGTLVGMILFVIWANIMIAGTSNGVNLTDGLDGLATGASVMVFAAYVLIGIWQGNQNCQITPGLKCYEVRDSRDLAVVAAACMGACFGFLWWNASPAKIFMGDTGSLALGGALAGLAITTRTELLIIILGGLFVTITLSVIIQVGSFKMTGKRVFRMAPLQHHFELLGWNEVTIVIRFWIIAGLFVALGLGLFYAEWVVGAQ
- a CDS encoding UDP-N-acetylmuramoyl-tripeptide--D-alanyl-D-alanine ligase produces the protein MIPLSLAEIATITGGRLHGTTDAEAARLVVDGPVVTDSREAGPGGLYIARVGEQMDGHQFVASAAALGAVAAMTTREVPELPCVVVEDIQAGLASLARAVVDRHPDLTVIGITGSSGKTSTKDLLASVLSSAAPTVAPVGSLNSEVGVPLTVFRVTPDTRFLVVEMGARGVGHIEYLTTIAPPRIGVELNVGTAHVGEFGSREAIGVAKAELVAALPAAGLAVLNADDTVVRAMAARTPARTVLVGTAPDAAVRAADIVLDATGRPTFHLFTPAGEAEVSLPLHGEHHVGNALAVVAVALECGLALDAVVSALASATPASRWRMEVVERTDGVTVVNDAYNANPDSMRAALKALAAMGRDADGNERRTWAVLGSMLELGGESTTEHDAIGRLAVRLNISRLVVVGDVARPMASGAQHEGSWGDEAVWVPDADAAQALLEENLRPGDVVLFKSSRDAGLRWLGETIAAQGGPDSEEDAT
- a CDS encoding UDP-N-acetylmuramoyl-L-alanyl-D-glutamate--2,6-diaminopimelate ligase, with protein sequence MPSPRPASLHATPISALATLVGGTVRGEDVLVSGVTLASQDVVPGDLYAALPGANAHGARYAAAALEAGAVAVLTDSDGLDLLVADGVTAPTVVVEGPRSVVGPVARTLYGTSELGLRLFGVTGTNGKTTTAYLMDSALTALGQTTGLIGTVETRIGDERLRSLRTTPEATVLHALLAVMQERGVDSCVMEVSSHALTQHRVDGVVYDVALFTNLSQDHLDFHPTMRDYFLAKASLFTPQRSRRGIVCVDDEWGRELATIAGVPVTTMTSLADVEADWHLVAEAAPPAGGSDDASDGASGGASNHDPADFTLSDGSTTLRLRSALPGDFNRVNTAMAALALLASGLDAPTVERALRSDPHVPGRMEKVSLDPATDGGEHPSLPLVVVDYAHTADAVAAALKALRPQTTGALVVVLGAGGDRDRGKRAAMGRAAALGADVVVVTDDNPRSEDPSVIREAVLAGARDAAGEGGTTDLHDVDGRAAAIDTAVRVAHERGPGSVVAVVGKGHETGQDVAGTIHPFDDREEVARALRAVATGTRGSL